A section of the Solitalea canadensis DSM 3403 genome encodes:
- a CDS encoding carboxypeptidase-like regulatory domain-containing protein — protein sequence MRKCLQLTWLFLVLICATANGQNITLKGKVVEDVPEACPVSNATLTITSTKLIYSANKNGEFAISIPEKNKVDSLVVTALGYKAKTISVKELIKNQFTTIKLKSAYYQLDDIVVNAKRARKLYVGSEKKSSFGKYCPFPELKHAFYVPNDNNTTGVVRSVRFFIRECENGVIDAPFRVKIYGKANMRDFPGDELIQDAIIARAQKNNEWLSVDLSQYNIEVPYDGFFVVLEILPLQYYSSEVTSTETTFDGKNITLMHYPAPAIGYEKIEEKAITRSWRRYGINKWEKVEQYNYMIGANISAD from the coding sequence ATGAGAAAATGTTTACAACTGACATGGCTGTTTTTAGTACTTATTTGCGCCACTGCCAATGGCCAAAACATAACCTTAAAAGGAAAAGTTGTTGAAGATGTTCCAGAAGCTTGCCCGGTTTCAAATGCAACCTTAACAATTACAAGTACAAAGCTGATTTATTCAGCAAATAAAAACGGTGAATTTGCAATTAGTATTCCTGAAAAGAACAAAGTGGATAGTTTGGTTGTAACAGCCTTAGGTTATAAAGCCAAAACCATCAGTGTTAAGGAATTAATTAAAAACCAGTTTACAACCATTAAATTAAAGTCGGCGTATTACCAGCTTGATGATATTGTGGTAAATGCAAAAAGAGCACGTAAGCTGTACGTTGGTAGTGAGAAAAAATCGAGTTTTGGCAAATACTGCCCATTCCCTGAACTAAAACATGCGTTTTATGTTCCTAATGATAATAACACAACAGGAGTGGTTCGCTCGGTTAGATTCTTTATCCGTGAATGTGAAAATGGGGTAATTGATGCTCCTTTCCGTGTTAAGATCTACGGTAAAGCGAATATGCGTGATTTTCCAGGAGATGAATTAATTCAGGATGCGATTATTGCCCGTGCACAAAAGAATAATGAGTGGTTATCAGTTGATCTTTCACAGTATAACATCGAAGTGCCTTATGATGGATTTTTTGTAGTTCTGGAAATTCTTCCTTTACAGTATTATTCATCGGAGGTTACCAGCACAGAAACAACATTTGACGGAAAAAATATAACGTTAATGCACTATCCGGCACCAGCAATCGGATATGAGAAAATCGAAGAGAAAGCTATTACCCGTTCGTGGAGACGTTATGGCATCAACAAATGGGAGAAAGTTGAACAGTATAACTATATGATCGGTGCTAATATTAGTGCTGACTAA